ACCGGCAACGGGGCAAACAGCACGACGCCGACAATGCACGGCTTCGACCCATCCGCATTCACTGTTTGCCACAGGATATTTATGCCAATTCAGATTGAAAAACGTGACGGTTGCATCGAAACATGGTCAACCAAACGCATCGGTGACGCCATCTTCAAAGCACTCAAGGGGAGCGGTATCAAAGACCCGCTGCTCGCCAGCAGACTGGCTGGGAAAGTAGAAAAAAAACTCGACGGAGTTGACGTTCCCGAACAGGAACAAGTGCAGGACATGGTCCAGCAGGTGCTCATGGAAGCCCGCCTGTACAAGGTCGCGGAACGTTATATCATATACAGGGAAAAGCGCAGGGAACTACGCACCCAGAACGAAGCCTTTCTGGACATCTCAGGTGTCACGGAAAGCTACCTCGACAACGTGGACTGGCGTGTGAACGAGAACTCCAACATGGTCCATTCCTATCAGGGACTCATCCTGCACATGGCAGGCGCGGTCCAGGCCAGGTACATGCTGGACAAATACCCCGAAGAAGTCCGCATGGCCCACACCCACGGCTACTTCCACATCCATGACCTTTCATTCGGCCTGGCCGGATACTGCTCCGGCTGGAGTCTGCGCGACCTGCTGCTGGAAGGCTTCAACCTGCGTGACCGCTGTTCGTCCACACCGGCCAAACACTTTGATGCCGCTTGCGGACAGATGGTCAATTTTCTCGGCACCCTCCAGAATGAGTGGGCCGGAGCACAGGCGTTCAACAACGTGGACACCTATCTCGCCCCGTTCATCCGGTATGACGGTCTGGACTACGAGAACGTCAAACAGCAGATCCAGAAGCTGCTGCACAACCTGAACGCCACCTCCCGCTGGGGCGGTCAAAGTCCGTTCACCAACTTTACCTTCGACTTCGTGCCACCGTCCCACATTGCCAATGAGGCAATCATCATCGGCGGTCAGTTGCAGGACTCCACCTACGGCGAATACGCCGAGGAAATGGCCATGATCAACCGGGCCTTCCTTGAAGTCATGCTCGAAGGCGACGCCGACGGCCGCATTTTCTCCTTCCCCATCCCCACGTACAACGTGACCGAGGATTTCCCCTGGGAGTCCGAGGAAGGCAAGCTGCTGCTCAAAATGACCGCCAAATACGGCGCACCCTACTTCCAGAACTTCATCAACTCCGACCTCAACCCGGAAGATGTTCGCTCCATGTGTTGCCGCTTGCAGATGGACCTGCGTGAAATACGCAAGAAGACCGGCGGCCTGTTCGGTGCCGGCGACCTGACCGGCTCCATCGGCGTCGTCACGCTGAACCTGGCAAAACTCGCCTACCTTGCGCACAACGAAGAAGACTTCTTCGATCTCGTCAACGAGTACGCGCATCTGGCCAGCGAATCCCTGGAGTTCAAGCGCAAGGTCGTGGAAAAGAATCTGAATGCGGGCATGTTCCCGTTCTCCCGCCGCTACCTGAAAAACGGATTCAAGGGGCACTTCTCGACCATTGGCCTCATCGGCGGTCACGAGGCGTGCATGAACCTGCTCGGCAAGGGCGTGGACACCGAATCCGGCTCACGCCTGATGCAGCGCACCCTCAACCAGTTGCGCAGCCTGGTCGTCAAGTTCCAGGAAGACACCGGTAACCTGTACAACCTTGAAGCAACGCCCGGCGAAGGCACCTGCTACCGTCTGGCCAAGATCGACAAGGAACTGTACTCAGACATCTACACATCCGGCGGCGAGACCCCCTATTACACGAACTCCACGCTGCTGCCGGT
The genomic region above belongs to uncultured Pseudodesulfovibrio sp. and contains:
- a CDS encoding ribonucleoside triphosphate reductase, whose protein sequence is MPIQIEKRDGCIETWSTKRIGDAIFKALKGSGIKDPLLASRLAGKVEKKLDGVDVPEQEQVQDMVQQVLMEARLYKVAERYIIYREKRRELRTQNEAFLDISGVTESYLDNVDWRVNENSNMVHSYQGLILHMAGAVQARYMLDKYPEEVRMAHTHGYFHIHDLSFGLAGYCSGWSLRDLLLEGFNLRDRCSSTPAKHFDAACGQMVNFLGTLQNEWAGAQAFNNVDTYLAPFIRYDGLDYENVKQQIQKLLHNLNATSRWGGQSPFTNFTFDFVPPSHIANEAIIIGGQLQDSTYGEYAEEMAMINRAFLEVMLEGDADGRIFSFPIPTYNVTEDFPWESEEGKLLLKMTAKYGAPYFQNFINSDLNPEDVRSMCCRLQMDLREIRKKTGGLFGAGDLTGSIGVVTLNLAKLAYLAHNEEDFFDLVNEYAHLASESLEFKRKVVEKNLNAGMFPFSRRYLKNGFKGHFSTIGLIGGHEACMNLLGKGVDTESGSRLMQRTLNQLRSLVVKFQEDTGNLYNLEATPGEGTCYRLAKIDKELYSDIYTSGGETPYYTNSTLLPVGSSSDVFFALEHQNELQTLYNGGTVFHTFLGEAAPDEESVKNFLIKAMTKTKIPYISVTPTFSVCEDHGYIYGEHFECPTCDKETEVYTRVVGYYRPVGRWNKGKQEEYKERVEYSQQTFCETA